The sequence AAGCTCGCCCCCGCCACACCGGACACAACGGCGAACGTTGTGACCGTCCCATCGATGGCACCGTAAACAAAGTCCGGCAGGTAGTCGGGCCTCAGTCCCTCATCAAGACGTCGGCCGATCGCTTCTCGGGTGTGTTCGGCTGCCAACGTTTTCGAGTCGGGAGCGTCTTCCTTTTTGGCCCGCGTGTCAAAGATCATGTTCCTGCCATCGATTGTTCTGCGATCTGACGATGCGCCTTGGCTCGATCTTCTTTGTCGCGAATGATCAGCACGCTGCAGTCCGCATGGCGAAGAACATACCGAGAGGTGCTGCCCAGAAATACGCGAGTGAGCAGTCCGCTGTCACTGTCACCGGTCACAGCCAAGTCACAGCCATGGCGTCGCGAATATTCGACCAAGGCCTCGCCAACGTGATCGGCTTCGACCAAGTGCGTTTCGGTATTGAGCCCTAAGTCTTGCAGTTTGGTTTCGAAGTCCAGAATCTGAGCTTGAGCTTGTTCATGCTGCGAATTCCAAATGTCGGAGGCTTGCTCACGCAGGTCTTGGCGATAGAAGGTGAAGCGATCAAGAATGCGAACCAGGTGAATTTCCACGTTGGGACGCAACTTCAACTCTTTCAACCACGACAACATGCGTTCGTCCTCTGGGCGGCCTGACAATGCCACCATGATCTTTTGCAAGTCGAGTTGAACGCTCGCTTCTTTGGGGGCGCGAACCACCAGGGCGCTAGAATCGGCATGAGTTGCGACATAGTCGGAAACGCTCCCCAAGAGAACTCGTTCGATGGCGGAGTGGCCGATGGCCCCCAGCACAATCAGGTCGGCGCTGGATTGTTCCGCGACGTCCAGCAAAGCCGATGTAGGCGGACCGATCGGGACATGAGTGTGCACCGAATGAACGTGATCTTGAGATTCTAAATCGTTCGCCAGATGCGAGATGGCCTCCCGGTTGCGGTCCGTTTCAATCTCCAGAAACGATCCGAAGTCCAGTGGCATGGACATCGATCCCGTGTCGACCATCATTGGTGGAGCCACGACCGAGACGAGGTCAAAGTCGACGGGCTTTCTCAGCGGCAGATGCGATGCAAACTCCACGGCCTGATGTGCATGGGGAGAAGAATCGACGGCCAGTAAAATTCGCATCGGACAGTTCCCATCAATGGAGGTTTGGGTCAAAGATGTTGTGCGGGCCGGATGATCCATCCCGCACTGAAATGCACAGGTTTGCAACCTTCAGGCCAAGTCAAATTTCATCGGAATTGGATGGGATGTGTGCCAATGCGGCACGGGTGTCGGACAGGTTGTGACGAACTGCACGTCACGAATGCAAGTTTTTATTTGCGGTGGACGATCGAGTGATCGAGCGTGCAATCAGCACGGATTGGGATGCATGCCGGACGACGAAGCGGCTGACACTCCCCAGCATGACCCGTTCGATCATCGTGTCGTCCTGATCGCCAACGATGATCAAGTCGCAGTCGTGCGAATCGGCATAGTCGACAATGGTTTGACCGATGTGAGCCGACTCGACGAGCATCGGCCGCACATGAATGCCGAGAGACTCCAGTTTCGGCCGCGTCGATTCCATCAGCTTCCAAGCCGCTGAGCGGACCTCTTCCATGTAGGCCGAAATTTTCTTCAACAGATGCAGTTCGTATTCCGGATGAGTTTCCATCACATGCAGCAGGTGGACTTCACAACCAGGCTGCAACCGCAGCGTTTCAATCCATTCCGGCAATGAGGCATCCGAAGCAGCATTGCTGATCGCGACGACCACCCGTGTGAAAACACTCTCGGTCGCGTCCGGTGGGGTCTCGGGTGAACGATGAATCAAGCAAGTGCATGAAGCACGATTGGCGACGTAGTCCGAAGTGCTGCCCAGCATGATCCTCGCGATCGCAGAGTGGCCAACTGAACCAAGGACGATCCAGTCGGCACCTTGAGTCTCGGCCAGTTGCAGTAACTCTCGCCCAGGATGTCCTTGGGCGACGACCGTTTCGCAAGCCGAAAAACGGGAGCCAAGTTCATCGGCCAGTGCTTGCAGGCGTCTTTGTTCCGCTTCCATTCGTGAATCGAAGACTTCCTGCGGAATCCACGGCAAATCTGTGTCATCGACACGGTAGAGCGGCGGTTCCGAGACGACTGTTGCCAGTGAGACATTGCAAGATGGAGCAATGGATGACATCGCCAATGCTTCCAACGCATTGCGAGCCGGCGGTGATGGATCCACGCCAACCAGTGTTGTTAAGTTGCGAGATTGTTGTTCGCTCATAACACTTCTTCCGATGGCAAGTTCTGCTCGAAACGTTCCAGCAGGCGATAGAGCTTTCGGCGATGGATTCCCAAATGCCGAGCTGTCTTGGCTTTGTTTCCTCCAAGCTGCTCCAGAACCTTGAGCACGTGTGCTTTGACGAGGTCGTCGACTTTCAAATTGCTGTCGCCCAACGCCGGGTCTTGCTCGGCGTCGATCGACGTTCCATTCTCGCAATGATCGATTGCGACGGATTCGCCATTGAGATGCGAGGATTCGGAAAATTCAGGGGGCAATCGCATCGATGAAAGCGAGTCGTTCGCGTGAACAAGCTCACGTGGCAAATCATCCATCGTGATCACCTGCTGATCGGCCAGGATCGTGGCACGCTCGATGACGTTGATCAACTGCCGAACGTTGCCGGGCCAGTGGTAGTGAACCATGGTCTCGAGTGTTTCATCATCCAACGACCATCCACGAGGCAAGAAGTGTTGAAGCAGCAGTTCGATATCGCCTTTGCGTTCTCGAAGCGGAGGCAGATTGAGTGTCAGCACGTTGATCCGGTAGAAGAGATCTTCTCGAAACCGTCCCGCTTTGACTTCTTCGGTCAGATCACGATTGGTTGCAGCGATCAGTCTGACTTTGACTTTGCGTTCTCGATGGCACCCGATCCTGCGGAGCGAGCCGTCTTCTAGGACTCGCAGCAATTTCGGTTGCAGCTCCGGCGGCAGTTCTCCGACTTCGTCGATGAACAAGGTTCCACCATCAGCCACTTCGAACAGTCCGGGTTTATCGGCCGTCGCACCCGTGAACGAACCTTTTTGATGCCCGAACAGTTCGCTTTCGACCAATTGCTGAGGAAGCGCCGCGCAGTTGATCGTCACAAATGGCCGGTCCGATAGATCGCTTTGTTGTTGAACCGAGCGTGCCACCACCTCTTTGCCAGTTCCGCTCTCACCTTCAATCAGGACCGGCTTGCGAGTGGGAGCGACCTTTGAAATCATTCGAGAAAGGTCTTTCATGGCCACGGAATTGCCGACCAATTTGGGGGCAGGACGATTTCGAGTCACGATTGCTTTGAGCTGTTGGTTTTCCTTTTTGAGTTTCCCTCTTTGACTAGCCAATTGCACGCGATGTTCGAGATCGACCAAGGAGCAAGGCTTGGTCAGGAAATCGCAAGCTCCCATCTGCATTGCCTGAACGCAGGCTTCGATGGTTCCTTTCCCGGTCAAGAAAACAACCTCCACATCAAACGCTTCTTCCTGAACTCGTTGCATCAATTCGAGGCCATTCATCCCTGGCATGTCGATGTCGAACACAGCCACATCGAAATCTTCCCGGTCAAGGAAAGTCATCGCCTCGGCTCCACTCGCGGATGATCTCACCGTGTGCCCCAATCGCTCCATGAACTTCCCACAGCTGCGTCGGTAGTCATCTTCGTCATCGACAAGTAGCAATTTAATGGTCTGACTCATGATGGCTGCTGGTCGTCTGGAGGTGGATTCGGGATTGAGTTGCCGATGGTGTCTTCTGCGATCTTCGTTCCATCGTTTGATGGACGGGAAATCTAGGCAAAACTGCTTTTTGGCGTGCGAATTGGATCACCGTGCGTGCATTATCGCACAGTCGGAGGTGGCATCGTATCGATGGAGCAAAATGAAGCCGGAATTGTCTTGAGGCGGGGTTTCGCTGAAGTTCCGGTCGATTTCACCAAGCTTGCGATAACTAACTGCGTGCTGACCCAGATTCTATGACGTGAGATTGTCACGTTCTCAACGTGGCACATCATTCGCGAAACGTCGGGGTTTCCGGATGTCACGGTCGGCAAATCAATTGCGAGTCAATCAACTCGCTGCATGTTTCAAAAACGTTTGACTGCTTTGATCAAAAGTTTGTTCGTGTTTGCAAGACGCGACACTGACGTTCGCTTTTTCTCCTCTCTCGTCCTTCAAGACTCTCATGCAATTTTTTAACCACATCCTTGTCATTGAGGACGACCTCGATGCGGCCGAGTCTTTGTCCGACGTGTTATCAATCGAAGGATTCGAAGTCACGATCGTGGCGAGCGTTCATGAGGCGTTGGAAGTTCTCGGGAAAAAACGATTCGGGTTGATTCTGACCGACCGGCGTCTTCCAGACGGATTGATCGAGGATCGAGTGCAAGATCTGCTTGCCGCGAGCGCGAAAACTCCGGTGATTGTGGTGACGGGTTACAGCGATCTGCAGGCGGCCATCAAAGCCTTTCGGCAGGGGATTTCGGACTATGTTATCAAGCCAATCATTCCTGAAGATCTGATCCAAACCGTGCGTCGGATCCTTGATCGTCGTGTCCTAAAGCAGGAGCTGGTTAAGGAGCACGCCTTTGCTGAGCGACTTCAGTCCACCGCCGAAGCCATTATCCTGGTTTTGGATTTCAATGGCCAAGTCGTTCATTTCAACCGGTTCTTGACGGAGTTGACTGGTTGGACACAAGATGACCTCATAGGAGAGAACTGGTTTGAAAAATGTATCTTCACCGATGATCTTGATCGGCTCAGTCAGATCTTCGAGACCACCGCGAGACTGGAATCTTCGCGAGGTGTCACCAACCGGATTCGCTGTAAAAACGGCGAGGCTCGCGAATTCCGTTGGTCCAATTCCAAGTTGAATGATGACGAAGGTTGCCCGCAGTTTGTTTTGTCGATCGGCATTGATGTGTCGGACCTAGCGGAAGCCACACAACGTGCTGTTCGCGCCGAGCGTTTGGCAGCAATTGGGGAAACCGTCGCTGCACTAGCACATGAAAGCCGGAATGCGATTCAGCGAATCAAGGCGGCGTCCGAGGTCCTGGCAATGGACATTCGCAACGACTCGGATTCAGAAGAAGAATTGTCTGCCATTCAGCGAGCCGCCTCTGATCTAGCGACATTGCTGGAAAGTGTTCGGGCCTTTGCGGCGCCAATTCATACCAAGCTCGAACGTGTCGACTTGGAGTACATCTGGCAGCGAGCATGGAATGACTTGGAATCCAAATGGCGACTCCGCGATGCAAAGTTGATCGAAATGGCGTCCACGTGCGAGCATGAGGTCGAAGTCGATGTCTGCCGGATGGAACAAGTCTTCCGCAATTTGTTCACCAACGCTTTGGAGGCAACGGATGGATCCGTTCGAATCGAAATGGATTGCAGTTGTGACGAAAGACAAGTTCATGTTCGCATCAAGGACAACGGTCCCGGTTTGACCGAAGAGCAAGCGAACCACATGTTTGAGCCGTTCTACACCACGAAGCCCACCGGGACGGGGCTGGGGATGCCGATCTGCCAACGAATCATTGAAGCTCATGGAGGCACGATCATGGCAGAATCATTTGAGACCGGAACGAAAGTTTCGATCTGCGTTCCGCGAGAAAAGACGGCGTCGCTGATGGGGCTTCCTGAAGTTTCGCTGGCCTGATTTTTCCGCGAGTATCGCAGGAACGGCTGCTGCCTCAATCAAGCTTCGATTGACAACGCGAAACGCCGGTTCACGCTTTTCGGACGAATTCCGACTTCAGGCCCATCGCACCGATGCCGTCGATCTTGCAATCGATGTCGTGGTCGCCATCGACCAAGCGGATGTTCTTGACTTTGGTGCCCACTTTGACCGTCTGCCCGGCACCTTTGACTTTCAAGTCCTTGATGACAACCACCGTGTCGCCATTTTCGAGTGCGTTCCCGTTGGCGTCGCGAATGACGTTTGCTTCCGCCGCGGCCTCGGCCTCAGCTGGCGACCATTCATGCCCGCAGCTGGGACAAACCAAAAGGATGCCATCTTCATAGGTGAATTCGCCGGCACACTCGGGGCAATTTGGCAGGTCACTCATTCGAAAAAGTTAGTTTGATGGGATCGGATAGGATGAAACGCCATTATCGCAGGTTGAGCGGATGCGCGTAGTGGACGTTGCCTTTTGAATGCATTCTATCGTCTACCCTCTCCATTTCTTATGAGGGAGCACCAATAGCCCGATGGAACTTCCCGGGACCCAGTGGTGTCAGAAGAAGACGACTCTGCATGGAGGATGTCGTTGAAAAGTCCGCTTTATGATTGGCCTCGCAATTCATGAATGTTTCGTGTCCCGGTTGTCAGCGCACCCTCAAAGTCTCGGATCAGGCAGCAGGAAAGCGTCTGAGGTGCCCTCATTGCCAAACGCAATTTCGCTTGCCTTCCCCGAAGCCTGTTGTTGCGAGCCAACCTGTAGCGGCAAAAGCGGCCGTTCGTCCGGCGGCATCCACCCGAAAGCCCACGCGGCCCGCCGGTGCATCCTCGTCGCGGGCGGTGACTCGAACGCTACCTCAGCAACCCGCCACGGTGCGATCCTTCGCGGGGACGAATGGCGCGGGAGGTTCCGGGGTCGCTCGCCCAATCAATCGACACGGGAAGAAGAGCCAAAACGGCGTGTTGGCCTGGGTGAAGACGCATAAGTTTCATGTCGTGGTCGCTTCATTCGCCATTCTGAATCTCTGCCTCAGTTTGCTTGCACCGTGGCCGATGTTCATCGTCGGGATCTTTGAGGTCGTATTGGGAGCAATCGCGATTGGGCTGTTGTTCCTGCCTCGGTTGCATGTTCTGAAACGGGTTTTTGGCGAATTGGGCAGTACCTTCGTCAGTGCGGCCGCCGGTTTGGGAACGACAGGAGTGCTCTGCATTGCCGGGGTCGTGCTGCTTAAAGTAGGCATGCGACTCAATCGCAGCGGTGCGGCCGCGAATTTGGACTTCAGTGGATTGCAGGGTGGTGGCACCGCGGTGCTCATGCAGGTGGCATTCATTTTCCTGGTTGGGATCGTCATGATCTCACTGTGGTACTGGATCGGAATCGCGCGAGCCTTGGCCGTGACCTACGTCGCTCAAGCCGCTTTCATGGCAGTGATTGTTTTTGCCACTGTTCTATCGGCACCTCCCATTCCCAATGCCAGTTGGCACGAGCAGGACGTCTCCAATGAGTTCCCCAGTCCTGTTGGACCGCGCGGGCATGCTCATCCGCTTCCCTATGGTCACCCGGGGAATTTATCTACACCAGATGTGTTTCGTTCGGTCAATCCCTTCGGGGTGCCGGCGGAGGAAGCGGTTCGAGTTTTGATCGAATTCTCAGAAGGCCGGGACGCGGAATCCATGCGGTTCAAAATCGTTTCCGCACTGAAGGGTCGGCAATGGAGGGTACGTGCATTCGATGGCGAGCTCGTCGTTTGGATTCGGACGACTCAGTCTTTCGAAGAGGTGCAAGATGCAATGGAAAGCATCGAACAGATCGAAATATTGGACTCATCTGAATCTGACCGATCGTTCCGCGTTCGGAAAGCATCTTGAGGAAATTGTGTGTCCGACTTCTCAGACATTGAAAGCGTTTGGCAGACGAATTGTATGGAGCGACCGCTGAACGCAAGCTGATCTACATCGCGGTGGAGAGTTGCGTGTGCGCCATGTCGATGGCGCACCCCAGGAGCCCGCAATCCAATTCGAACGAGACGCAGTCGCATTTCTAACGTTGATCGTGGGAATTGGTATCATCGCGGAGAACGCGAAGACCAAAAATGATCACGATCGCACTTTTGCGATCCTCACCTTGTGGATCGCCATCTTGGTGTGACGAGCCAACCGTTCGTCCATCAGGCATTTGAAGTGAGGCGACAAGAGTTGGATGACGACAAATGACATTCCCGTATCGGGAGGCATGTGATCGAAGAATTCTTCAATGGGGCCCGACGCCGGCGGAAGCTCCAATGTCGATCACAAGCACTGGATTGTTGCTGGGGGTGCCCGTGATGTGTCTCAGTAGACGTGTTCAATTAGGAGTGCGACCAACGGAATGCTCCGGCATTCGTGTGTTGTTGGCGATTTCTGCTGACGTTGATCTATTTCTTCGGTAGCTTGACTACGTTGACCCAGAATTCCTGGACGCTTTGAATCACCTCAAAGAATTGGACAATGTCGACTGGTTTGACGATGTAATTGTTGGCGGCCAGCCCGTATGATTCGTGGATGTCACGTTCTTGACTGGACGTAGTTAAAACGACCACCGGAATCGCCTTGATCAGATCGTCGGATCGGATTTCTTTGAGAACCGTTCGACCGTCCATTCGAGGCATGTTGAGATCGAGAAGGATCAAATCGGGGCGAACTGCATCTTTGTACTCGCCCTCCTTGCGAAGGAATCGTAGCACCTCTTCACCGTCCCAAACATGATAGATGTTGTTGTGGATCTTACCTTGTTGCAATGCATCAATGGTTAGTTCTGCATCGGTTTCGCTATCTTCGGCCAGCAGGATGTCGATGGGTTTCTCTTGGTTTGGCATGTTGAGCTTCCTGAGCGGATGATTCGGTTTTGGTAGCGATAGGGAGGGAGACACGGAAGGTTGCGCCCTCGCCTTGTTCTGAAAGAAGCGAGATGGTTCCGTGGTGACGCTCCACGATTCGTTTGCAAAGGGCCAGGCCAATGCCAGTGCCCGGGATTTGTTCTCGACGATGCAAACGTTTGAACAACTCAAAGACTTGAGCGTGGTGACTTTTCGAAATTCCGATTCCTTGATCTGCGACAGTGATGTTGAGTCGAGATCCATCGGATCGGGAGTCAATGTTGATCTTGGCTGTTTGCCCTGCTTTGCGGAACTTGATG is a genomic window of Rhodopirellula bahusiensis containing:
- a CDS encoding response regulator translates to MPNQEKPIDILLAEDSETDAELTIDALQQGKIHNNIYHVWDGEEVLRFLRKEGEYKDAVRPDLILLDLNMPRMDGRTVLKEIRSDDLIKAIPVVVLTTSSQERDIHESYGLAANNYIVKPVDIVQFFEVIQSVQEFWVNVVKLPKK
- a CDS encoding ATP-binding protein; the encoded protein is MQFFNHILVIEDDLDAAESLSDVLSIEGFEVTIVASVHEALEVLGKKRFGLILTDRRLPDGLIEDRVQDLLAASAKTPVIVVTGYSDLQAAIKAFRQGISDYVIKPIIPEDLIQTVRRILDRRVLKQELVKEHAFAERLQSTAEAIILVLDFNGQVVHFNRFLTELTGWTQDDLIGENWFEKCIFTDDLDRLSQIFETTARLESSRGVTNRIRCKNGEAREFRWSNSKLNDDEGCPQFVLSIGIDVSDLAEATQRAVRAERLAAIGETVAALAHESRNAIQRIKAASEVLAMDIRNDSDSEEELSAIQRAASDLATLLESVRAFAAPIHTKLERVDLEYIWQRAWNDLESKWRLRDAKLIEMASTCEHEVEVDVCRMEQVFRNLFTNALEATDGSVRIEMDCSCDERQVHVRIKDNGPGLTEEQANHMFEPFYTTKPTGTGLGMPICQRIIEAHGGTIMAESFETGTKVSICVPREKTASLMGLPEVSLA
- a CDS encoding universal stress protein, with product MSEQQSRNLTTLVGVDPSPPARNALEALAMSSIAPSCNVSLATVVSEPPLYRVDDTDLPWIPQEVFDSRMEAEQRRLQALADELGSRFSACETVVAQGHPGRELLQLAETQGADWIVLGSVGHSAIARIMLGSTSDYVANRASCTCLIHRSPETPPDATESVFTRVVVAISNAASDASLPEWIETLRLQPGCEVHLLHVMETHPEYELHLLKKISAYMEEVRSAAWKLMESTRPKLESLGIHVRPMLVESAHIGQTIVDYADSHDCDLIIVGDQDDTMIERVMLGSVSRFVVRHASQSVLIARSITRSSTANKNLHS
- a CDS encoding chemotaxis protein CheB; this translates as MPPDTGMSFVVIQLLSPHFKCLMDERLARHTKMAIHKVRIAKVRS
- a CDS encoding sigma-54-dependent transcriptional regulator, with the translated sequence MSQTIKLLLVDDEDDYRRSCGKFMERLGHTVRSSASGAEAMTFLDREDFDVAVFDIDMPGMNGLELMQRVQEEAFDVEVVFLTGKGTIEACVQAMQMGACDFLTKPCSLVDLEHRVQLASQRGKLKKENQQLKAIVTRNRPAPKLVGNSVAMKDLSRMISKVAPTRKPVLIEGESGTGKEVVARSVQQQSDLSDRPFVTINCAALPQQLVESELFGHQKGSFTGATADKPGLFEVADGGTLFIDEVGELPPELQPKLLRVLEDGSLRRIGCHRERKVKVRLIAATNRDLTEEVKAGRFREDLFYRINVLTLNLPPLRERKGDIELLLQHFLPRGWSLDDETLETMVHYHWPGNVRQLINVIERATILADQQVITMDDLPRELVHANDSLSSMRLPPEFSESSHLNGESVAIDHCENGTSIDAEQDPALGDSNLKVDDLVKAHVLKVLEQLGGNKAKTARHLGIHRRKLYRLLERFEQNLPSEEVL
- a CDS encoding universal stress protein, yielding MRILLAVDSSPHAHQAVEFASHLPLRKPVDFDLVSVVAPPMMVDTGSMSMPLDFGSFLEIETDRNREAISHLANDLESQDHVHSVHTHVPIGPPTSALLDVAEQSSADLIVLGAIGHSAIERVLLGSVSDYVATHADSSALVVRAPKEASVQLDLQKIMVALSGRPEDERMLSWLKELKLRPNVEIHLVRILDRFTFYRQDLREQASDIWNSQHEQAQAQILDFETKLQDLGLNTETHLVEADHVGEALVEYSRRHGCDLAVTGDSDSGLLTRVFLGSTSRYVLRHADCSVLIIRDKEDRAKAHRQIAEQSMAGT
- a CDS encoding zinc ribbon domain-containing protein YjdM, giving the protein MSDLPNCPECAGEFTYEDGILLVCPSCGHEWSPAEAEAAAEANVIRDANGNALENGDTVVVIKDLKVKGAGQTVKVGTKVKNIRLVDGDHDIDCKIDGIGAMGLKSEFVRKA